Proteins encoded by one window of Mailhella massiliensis:
- the dctP gene encoding TRAP transporter substrate-binding protein DctP: MKRLVHSLLGAVLSCAALSFPASASETFVFNFETGLGSRSVQQVRTLEAWSAAVEKASRGRIRIHLYPNGSLARPNVNLTACQDGLVDIAYLHSFFFTDRLKALETLYVPGLNISDPRAASLAVWELMERHPAFHDEAKGVKILGVHVSPMVIGSVTGPVMGVDDFDGLRLRTNGKSTAVLAEHMGATVMTVPGPDIFMNLQKKIVEAAVAAWEGHRGFGLTSLCTSFTEGDFLPPIYFYLVINRHRWDALPPDLKKVLEEQSGARFAALGGETEAFIAADVKAELAREGKKVLMLSGKERERMDRVCAEVRERELARMEKEGVADARRYVAEFLELMKKYETR; the protein is encoded by the coding sequence ATGAAAAGGCTCGTGCATTCGCTGCTCGGTGCGGTGTTGAGCTGCGCCGCGTTGTCGTTTCCGGCTTCGGCTTCGGAAACTTTTGTGTTTAATTTTGAAACGGGTCTCGGCTCCCGGTCCGTACAGCAGGTGCGCACGCTGGAGGCCTGGAGCGCGGCGGTGGAGAAGGCTTCCCGGGGCCGCATAAGAATCCATCTTTATCCCAACGGTTCTCTGGCCAGGCCCAACGTCAATCTGACGGCCTGCCAGGACGGGCTTGTGGATATCGCCTACCTGCATTCCTTCTTCTTTACGGACAGGCTGAAGGCTCTGGAAACACTTTATGTGCCGGGGCTGAATATATCCGATCCCCGGGCTGCGTCTCTGGCCGTATGGGAGCTTATGGAGAGGCATCCCGCCTTCCACGACGAGGCGAAAGGGGTGAAGATTCTCGGTGTGCACGTTTCTCCCATGGTCATAGGCAGCGTGACCGGACCGGTAATGGGGGTGGACGATTTTGACGGTCTGCGTCTGCGCACCAACGGCAAGAGTACGGCCGTGCTTGCCGAACACATGGGGGCCACGGTGATGACGGTGCCCGGACCCGATATTTTCATGAACCTTCAGAAGAAGATTGTGGAAGCGGCCGTAGCCGCGTGGGAAGGGCATCGCGGATTCGGTCTGACGAGTCTGTGCACGTCCTTTACCGAAGGCGATTTTCTTCCTCCCATCTATTTTTACCTGGTCATCAACCGGCATCGCTGGGATGCGCTGCCTCCCGACCTGAAGAAGGTGCTGGAAGAACAGAGCGGTGCACGTTTTGCGGCCCTCGGCGGCGAGACGGAGGCCTTCATTGCCGCCGACGTGAAGGCTGAACTTGCACGTGAAGGCAAAAAGGTGCTGATGCTTTCCGGTAAGGAACGGGAAAGGATGGACCGGGTATGCGCCGAGGTGCGGGAAAGGGAACTTGCCCGCATGGAAAAAGAAGGGGTGGCCGATGCGAGGCGCTACGTCGCGGAATTTCTGGAACTGATGAAGAAGTATGAAACGCGGTAG
- the acpP gene encoding acyl carrier protein: MSIEEQVINIIRNQLDTPPEAIVPGASLLEDLGADSLDITELVIAMEEAFNIKIADDEVQMIRTVQDAVDHVKASAGR, encoded by the coding sequence ATGTCCATCGAAGAACAGGTCATCAACATCATCAGAAACCAGCTGGACACGCCCCCCGAAGCCATCGTTCCCGGAGCCTCCCTTCTGGAAGATCTCGGCGCCGACTCTCTCGACATCACGGAACTGGTCATCGCCATGGAAGAAGCCTTCAACATCAAAATCGCCGATGACGAGGTGCAGATGATCCGCACGGTGCAGGATGCCGTAGACCATGTAAAAGCTTCCGCAGGCCGATGA
- a CDS encoding (2,3-dihydroxybenzoyl)adenylate synthase, whose amino-acid sequence MYQVPEREYVEKGYWQPRTLGEELRISARRHADRTAVVAPDGSVSYGELDGMADEYAAGMAKLGIMPGDRVLVQLPNRLSLIVTAFALFRLGAVPIMALPASRQADVTALCALAEPVAYITTDSSGSVEYRSTVEALRQGHDYLRYIITDNGKIEGTIPLETLRIRNGKPEVREPSFTDTALLLLSGGTTGTPKLIPRRHTDYAYNARAASERLHLTEQDVCLVVLPAAHNFSLSAPGIIGTLMHGGKVVLAGNAGPEEAFALIEREKVTFTALVPALLNLWLEVREWEEADISSLRFIEAGGSAVDPGMAARVEPVLGCRMVNVFGTAEGLICTTALEDDEEIICNTQGRPLSPADEVRMVDENGRDVPAGQAGEMIVRGPYTIQGYYRAPEVNRHAVTEDGYYRTGDVARFTPEGRIVVCGRIKEQINRAGEKIAPVEVETVLRTMPGVTDAAVVGVEDAELGERICAWIMTDGDGPALADVYAHFEKSGMARFKYPDQLEVVQAWPVTSVGKVDKRALAGMAARRSSARS is encoded by the coding sequence GTGTATCAGGTTCCTGAACGGGAATATGTGGAAAAAGGATACTGGCAGCCCAGAACGCTGGGAGAAGAGTTGCGGATTTCCGCGCGCAGACATGCCGACAGAACGGCCGTGGTGGCTCCCGACGGTTCGGTGAGCTACGGCGAGCTGGACGGCATGGCGGACGAATATGCCGCAGGTATGGCAAAGCTCGGCATCATGCCCGGCGACAGGGTGCTGGTGCAGCTTCCCAACCGTCTTTCGCTCATCGTGACGGCGTTTGCGCTGTTCCGCCTCGGCGCCGTTCCCATCATGGCTCTTCCCGCCAGCCGTCAGGCTGATGTGACGGCGCTCTGCGCTCTTGCGGAACCTGTGGCCTACATTACGACCGACAGCTCCGGTTCCGTGGAATACCGTTCCACGGTGGAGGCTCTGCGGCAGGGGCACGACTATCTCAGATACATCATTACCGACAACGGGAAGATTGAAGGCACGATTCCCCTGGAGACTCTGCGCATACGGAACGGAAAACCGGAGGTCCGCGAACCTTCCTTCACGGATACTGCGCTGCTTCTGCTTTCGGGGGGGACCACGGGGACTCCCAAGCTCATTCCGCGTCGTCATACCGACTACGCCTATAACGCGAGGGCCGCATCGGAGCGCCTGCATCTTACGGAACAGGACGTCTGTCTTGTGGTGCTGCCCGCCGCACACAACTTTTCTCTTTCTGCGCCGGGCATCATCGGAACGCTGATGCACGGAGGCAAGGTGGTGCTTGCCGGAAACGCGGGGCCGGAGGAGGCCTTTGCCCTCATCGAACGGGAAAAGGTGACCTTTACGGCGCTTGTTCCGGCGCTGCTCAATCTGTGGCTGGAAGTGCGGGAGTGGGAGGAGGCCGATATTTCTTCTCTGCGCTTTATCGAAGCAGGCGGTTCGGCAGTAGATCCGGGAATGGCGGCCCGAGTGGAACCCGTGCTGGGATGCAGAATGGTCAATGTTTTCGGTACGGCGGAAGGGCTCATCTGCACCACGGCGCTGGAGGATGATGAGGAGATCATCTGCAACACGCAGGGCCGGCCCCTTTCTCCCGCCGATGAAGTGCGCATGGTGGATGAGAACGGACGGGACGTGCCCGCCGGGCAGGCCGGGGAAATGATCGTTCGGGGCCCCTATACCATTCAGGGCTATTACCGCGCTCCCGAGGTGAACCGCCATGCCGTGACGGAAGACGGCTACTACCGTACGGGCGATGTGGCCCGATTCACCCCGGAGGGCCGCATCGTGGTCTGCGGCCGCATCAAGGAACAGATCAACCGGGCAGGAGAGAAGATCGCCCCGGTGGAGGTGGAAACCGTGTTGCGGACCATGCCCGGCGTGACCGATGCCGCCGTTGTGGGCGTGGAGGATGCGGAGCTTGGGGAACGCATCTGCGCCTGGATCATGACGGACGGCGACGGGCCCGCGCTTGCGGACGTGTATGCTCATTTTGAAAAAAGCGGTATGGCGCGCTTCAAATATCCCGATCAGCTTGAAGTGGTGCAGGCCTGGCCCGTCACGAGCGTGGGCAAGGTGGACAAGCGCGCTCTGGCCGGCATGGCCGCCCGGAGAAGCTCCGCACGATCCTGA
- a CDS encoding thioesterase II family protein, protein MSSWFMPETVPAAAIRLFCFSYAGGGASTFRSWPRDDSLGVVPVQLPGRENRMAEAPLLSMDEIVEQTAQAMLPYVDAPYALFGHSLGARVGFEVARFMRRRGYALPVHLFVSGSRAPEIPEPQPLHDLDEDEFFTALARYGGTSRIFLENREVRKLFLPMLRADFTVDETYRYREEAALPLPVTAFFGSEDREADAFEVQGWEKQTCRKFNCCEIPGDHFFVTRASGLVVARIRAELSL, encoded by the coding sequence ATGTCATCCTGGTTTATGCCGGAAACGGTTCCGGCGGCGGCAATACGGCTTTTTTGTTTTTCTTACGCCGGCGGCGGCGCTTCGACGTTTCGTTCCTGGCCCCGGGACGATTCGCTCGGCGTTGTTCCCGTACAGCTTCCGGGCAGAGAAAACCGCATGGCGGAGGCTCCGCTTCTGTCCATGGACGAGATTGTGGAGCAGACTGCGCAGGCCATGCTTCCGTATGTCGATGCCCCTTATGCGCTGTTCGGACACAGTCTCGGCGCACGTGTAGGCTTTGAGGTGGCAAGGTTCATGCGGCGCAGAGGATATGCCCTCCCGGTGCATCTTTTTGTTTCCGGCAGCCGTGCGCCGGAAATTCCTGAGCCGCAACCTCTGCACGATCTGGATGAGGATGAGTTTTTCACCGCTCTTGCCCGGTACGGAGGCACTTCCCGGATTTTTCTGGAAAACAGAGAGGTACGAAAACTGTTCCTGCCCATGCTTCGGGCGGATTTCACGGTGGATGAAACCTACCGGTACAGGGAAGAGGCGGCGCTGCCTCTTCCGGTGACGGCGTTTTTCGGTTCCGAAGACAGGGAGGCCGACGCTTTCGAAGTACAGGGGTGGGAGAAGCAGACCTGTCGGAAGTTCAACTGCTGCGAAATTCCCGGAGATCATTTTTTTGTCACCCGCGCTTCCGGTCTTGTGGTTGCCCGTATCCGTGCGGAGCTTTCCTTATGA
- a CDS encoding TRAP transporter small permease: MKAAAMLRGAVNSAARWGNRAGCLLLFFMALLITSDVVIRSLAGTSIPGVFEVAEVCMGALVGCGLAFTGVTHSHLDVEIVTELMPPGARRYARISGHVLGFLFCLAAGMKTLSYALDAFANGECTPTTSLRTGPFIFVFGLGFLLLAVVFLLHARDVFSEGGKEARHDC; encoded by the coding sequence ATGAAAGCTGCTGCAATGTTGCGCGGTGCCGTGAACAGTGCGGCCCGCTGGGGAAACCGGGCGGGCTGCCTTCTGCTGTTCTTCATGGCGCTTCTGATAACGTCGGACGTTGTCATCCGTTCGCTGGCGGGGACTTCCATTCCCGGAGTATTCGAGGTGGCGGAGGTGTGCATGGGGGCTCTCGTGGGCTGCGGGCTGGCCTTTACCGGGGTGACGCACAGTCATCTTGATGTGGAGATCGTCACGGAACTCATGCCGCCCGGAGCCCGGCGATATGCAAGGATATCCGGCCATGTTCTGGGCTTTCTTTTCTGTCTTGCCGCAGGCATGAAGACGTTGAGCTATGCGCTGGACGCCTTTGCAAACGGAGAATGTACGCCGACCACAAGCCTGCGGACGGGGCCGTTCATTTTTGTTTTCGGACTCGGTTTTCTGCTGCTTGCCGTCGTGTTTCTGCTCCATGCCCGCGACGTTTTTTCAGAGGGCGGAAAGGAGGCGCGGCATGACTGCTGA
- a CDS encoding 4'-phosphopantetheinyl transferase family protein, with protein sequence MLEEKKDDRPECWAIRLDGSYDREQVFQALSSEERRRAERFATQELVWNFAVAHWSLRMLLGRWMKCRPCDLCLTEGRFGKPRVSGGPFFNMSHTRNTALVAISASSEVGVDVEHVRDFPGRDEIAAFFSPQERLWINRGAGAWKRFFRCWVLREAFVKALGLGLSLPLEAFAVHMPSRPGETPGIAMTDGRFFPVRLMEWQPFADVTAAVAEVEVRDASCPDAQRVCHGMYPG encoded by the coding sequence ATGCTGGAGGAAAAAAAGGACGACCGGCCGGAGTGCTGGGCAATACGGCTCGATGGTTCCTATGACAGGGAGCAGGTGTTTCAGGCGCTTTCTTCCGAAGAAAGACGACGGGCGGAACGTTTCGCCACTCAGGAGCTGGTTTGGAACTTTGCCGTGGCCCACTGGAGCCTGCGTATGCTTCTCGGACGCTGGATGAAATGCCGGCCGTGCGATCTTTGTCTGACGGAGGGACGCTTCGGCAAGCCGCGGGTGTCGGGAGGGCCTTTTTTCAATATGTCCCATACCCGGAATACGGCGCTTGTGGCGATTTCCGCATCGTCCGAAGTCGGTGTCGACGTGGAGCATGTGCGCGATTTTCCGGGAAGGGATGAGATAGCCGCCTTTTTTTCCCCTCAGGAACGCCTGTGGATAAACCGGGGAGCCGGGGCGTGGAAACGTTTCTTCCGCTGCTGGGTGCTCAGGGAGGCCTTTGTCAAAGCCCTCGGTCTGGGGCTTTCGCTGCCGCTGGAAGCCTTTGCCGTACACATGCCTTCCCGGCCGGGAGAGACTCCCGGCATAGCCATGACGGACGGTCGTTTTTTCCCCGTGCGGCTGATGGAATGGCAGCCTTTTGCCGATGTCACGGCCGCCGTTGCGGAAGTGGAGGTGCGCGACGCTTCATGCCCTGATGCGCAGAGGGTATGCCATGGCATGTATCCGGGCTGA
- a CDS encoding TRAP transporter large permease, with amino-acid sequence MTAESVGVLGLVALLALLFLRVPVAVAMGVVGVAGMTALLGAGAGMNVLRTAPWTSVASYDYAVIPLFMLMGNICFHSGISEELFRMLHRWVGHFRGGLALAAVGACAGFAALSGTTLATAVTMGAVALPEMKKHGYDPALSTGVVAAGGTLGVLIPPSTVLVIYGMLTEQNIAVLFMAGVIPGLLQALFYAVTVAVVCRVKPDAGPASVPFSWKERLASLKGCWTVLVLFGLVMGGICRGWFSPSEAAAVGAAGALLLALLRRRLSWRAFGMSLMDAVKSTAMIMVVMVGAMLLGYFFSVTRIPFTLASEVSALNVSPVMIMVMLVAMYVLLGCVMIPVAMVVLTMPIVFPLITSLGYDPVWFGIIVVRIFEIAQITPPVGLNVFVIKSVAHDVPLTTIFRGVSWFLVADVLHLVLLFAFPALSLWLPSRMN; translated from the coding sequence ATGACTGCTGAATCAGTCGGCGTTCTCGGCCTTGTCGCGCTGCTTGCGCTTCTTTTTCTGCGTGTGCCGGTGGCCGTTGCCATGGGCGTGGTCGGTGTGGCAGGCATGACGGCGCTGCTCGGTGCGGGCGCGGGCATGAATGTGCTGCGTACGGCTCCGTGGACCAGTGTGGCTTCCTATGACTATGCCGTCATTCCGCTGTTCATGCTCATGGGAAACATCTGCTTTCACAGCGGGATATCCGAAGAACTTTTCCGTATGCTGCACCGCTGGGTGGGGCATTTCCGGGGAGGACTGGCGCTGGCCGCGGTGGGAGCCTGTGCCGGATTCGCCGCCCTGAGCGGAACGACGCTGGCCACGGCCGTGACCATGGGGGCCGTGGCCCTGCCGGAAATGAAGAAACACGGCTACGATCCGGCATTGAGTACGGGAGTCGTGGCCGCGGGAGGAACGCTGGGCGTACTTATTCCCCCCTCTACGGTACTTGTCATCTACGGTATGCTCACGGAACAGAATATTGCCGTACTCTTCATGGCGGGCGTGATTCCCGGCCTGCTTCAGGCTCTTTTCTACGCCGTGACGGTGGCTGTCGTATGCCGGGTGAAACCGGACGCGGGACCTGCCTCCGTTCCCTTTTCCTGGAAGGAGCGTCTTGCTTCGCTGAAAGGCTGCTGGACGGTGCTGGTTCTTTTCGGGCTTGTCATGGGGGGAATATGCAGAGGCTGGTTCAGCCCTTCGGAAGCGGCGGCGGTGGGGGCTGCGGGCGCATTGCTTCTTGCGCTTCTCCGGCGCAGGCTTTCGTGGCGTGCCTTCGGCATGTCCCTTATGGATGCCGTCAAATCCACGGCCATGATCATGGTGGTCATGGTCGGCGCCATGCTGCTCGGCTATTTCTTTTCGGTGACGCGCATCCCCTTTACGCTGGCTTCCGAGGTGAGCGCCCTGAACGTCAGTCCCGTCATGATCATGGTGATGCTTGTGGCCATGTATGTTCTGCTCGGCTGCGTGATGATACCCGTCGCCATGGTCGTGCTCACCATGCCCATCGTGTTTCCCCTCATTACCTCCCTGGGCTATGATCCCGTATGGTTCGGCATCATCGTGGTGCGAATTTTCGAGATAGCGCAGATCACGCCGCCCGTGGGACTCAATGTCTTCGTCATTAAATCCGTGGCGCACGACGTCCCCCTCACGACGATATTCCGCGGGGTATCGTGGTTTCTTGTGGCCGACGTGCTTCATCTTGTGCTGCTTTTCGCCTTTCCGGCGCTGAGCCTGTGGCTTCCCTCTCGGATGAACTGA
- a CDS encoding HIT family protein produces the protein MKHACIFCRIAAGEIPCTVLDESEHLLAILDVNPAFPGHTLIIPRAHEENIFRADTSVGAELLDMMRRVGAAVTEATGATGLNIIQNNGRSAWQTVDHLHWHLIPRREGDGFEPWKPGIYDSHTQMKTMAEKIRAAMVRRRQG, from the coding sequence ATGAAACATGCCTGCATATTCTGCCGTATCGCTGCCGGTGAGATTCCCTGTACCGTGCTTGATGAGAGCGAACATCTTCTGGCCATTCTGGATGTGAATCCCGCCTTTCCCGGCCATACGCTCATTATTCCCAGAGCGCATGAGGAAAATATCTTTCGGGCGGATACGAGTGTCGGCGCAGAACTTCTGGATATGATGCGCCGCGTCGGAGCCGCCGTGACGGAAGCGACCGGGGCAACGGGGCTGAACATCATTCAGAACAACGGACGCAGCGCCTGGCAGACGGTGGATCATCTTCACTGGCATCTTATTCCCCGGCGGGAAGGGGACGGCTTCGAGCCGTGGAAACCGGGGATTTACGACTCGCATACGCAGATGAAGACCATGGCGGAAAAGATACGCGCGGCCATGGTCCGCCGGCGGCAGGGCTGA